One Ochotona princeps isolate mOchPri1 chromosome 25, mOchPri1.hap1, whole genome shotgun sequence genomic region harbors:
- the AGAP3 gene encoding arf-GAP with GTPase, ANK repeat and PH domain-containing protein 3 isoform X10, translating to MLPTHRCDWFNKGLATFSWASPRCLVPPSQSRKGADLDREKKAADCKLDSIGSGRAIPIKQGILLKRSGKSLNKEWKKKYVTLCDNGLLTYHPSLHDYMQNIHGKEIDLLRTTVKVPGKRLPRATPATAPGTSPRANGLPMERSHTQLGGGTEAEESFEFVVVSLTGQTWHFEASTAEERELWVQSVQAQILASLQGCRSAKDKARLGNQNTALAVQAVRTVRGNSFCIDCDAPNPDWASLNLGALMCIECSGIHRHLGAHLSRVRSLDLDDWPPELLAVMTAMGNALANSVWEGALDGYSKPGPEACREEKERWIRAKYEQKLFLAPLPSSDVPLGQQLLRAVVEDDLRLLVMLLAHGSKEEVNETYGDGDGRTALHLSSAMANVVFTQLLIWYGVDVRSRDARGLTPLAYARRAGSQECADILTQHGCPGEGCGLAPAPGREPANGPSPSAELHRSPSLL from the exons ATGCTTCCCACCCACCGCTGTGATTGGTTTAACAAAGGCTTAGCCACCTTTTCCTGGGCTTCACCACGCTGCCTCGTGCCTCCCTCTCAG TCTCGGAAGGGTGCTGACctggacagagagaagaaggctGCTGACTGCAAGCTGGACAGTATCGGAAGCGGTCGGGCCATCCCCATCAAACAG GGCATCCTGCTGAAGCGCAGCGGCAAGTCCCTCAACAAGGAGTGGAAGAAGAAATATGTGACGCTGTGTGATAATGGACTGCTCACCTATCACCCCAGCCTGCAT GATTACATGCAGAATATCCACGGCAAGGAGATTGACCTGCTGCGGACCACGGTGAAGGTGCCAGGCAAGCGTCTGCCCCGAGCCACGCCTGCCACAGCCCCGGGAACCAGCCCCCGTGCCAACGGGCTGCCCATGGAGCGGAGTCACACACAACTGGGTGGGGGCACAG AGGCAGAGGAGTCGTTTGAGTTCGTGGTGGTGTCGCTCACCGGACAGACGTGGCACTTCGAGGCCTCCACGGCAGAAGAACGGGAACTGTGGGTTCAGAGCGTGCAGGCTCAGATCCTGGCCAGCCTGCAGGGCTGCCGCAGCGCCAAGGACAAG GCTCGCCTGGGAAACCAGAACACAGCTCTGGCCGTGCAGGCCGTCCGCACTGTTCGCGGCAACAGCTTCTGCATTGACTGCGACGCGCCCA ATCCGGACTGGGCAAGCCTGAATCTGGGCGCCCTCATGTGCATCGAGTGCTCGGGCATCCACCGGCACCTGGGGGCTCACCTGTCCCGGGTCCGCTCCCTCGACCTCGACGATTGGCCGCCCGAGCTGCTGGCCGTGATGACCGCCATGGGCAATGCCCTAGCCAACAGCGTCTGGGAAGGGGCCCTGGATGGCTACTCAAAGCCAGGGCCTGAAGCCTGCAG GGAGGAGAAGGAACGCTGGATCCGGGCCAAGTACGAGCAGAAGCTCTTCCTGGCCCCGCTGCCGAGCTCGGACGTGCCGCTGGGACAGCAACTGCTGCGCGCCGTGGTGGAGGATGACCTGCGGCTGCTGGTGATGCTGCTGGCCCACGGCTCCAAGGAGGAGGTGAATGAGACCTATGGGGACGGTGATGGCCGCACAGCCCTGCACCTCTCCAGCGCCATGGCCAACGTGGTCTTCACGCAGCTGCTCATCTGG TACGGGGTGGACGTGAGGAGCCGAGACGCCCGGGGTCTCACCCCACTGGCCTACGCCCGGCGGGCTGGCAGCCAGGAGTGTGCGGACATCCTCACCCAGCATGGCTGCCCTGGGGAGGGCTGCGGCTTGGCCCCCGCCCCGGGCAGAGAGCCGGCCAACGGCCCCAGCCCTTCCGCTGAGCTGCATCGAAGCCCCAGCCTCCTCTGA
- the AGAP3 gene encoding arf-GAP with GTPase, ANK repeat and PH domain-containing protein 3 isoform X4 — MERGWPSVDSCSGERPAACRRALSVCDSLDLQGAPAGRAAALQAALCAAREQPLRPRSVCSGGPGPAPASARGLLLGLLRPRLGRRGPAQSESPCSPAASPAPTRRSRASGEPAPRPRPTSMTFLEVNRLELAAAAAAAEAPSPGLGRSGSSGFLRGASLWSSQRWQVFRGGGGRGAEGPRRGLSALRKSFSFRLRRGQEIRRSESGLLARPPRARTRSDGDTGSLGAFPSRRDLLGAEAPCASPEPGRPRTAASLWKLLTSRFRRRESASASPPAVPLWSRRAAAAPGFLGAPSDSFVNSQEWTLSRSVPELKVGIVGNLSSGKSALVHRYLTGTYVQEESPEGGRFKKEIVVDGQSYLLLIRDEGGPPELQFAAWVDAVVFVFSLEDEISFQTVYNYFLRLCSFRNTSEVPMVLVGTQDAISAANPRVIDDSRARKLSTDLKRCTYYETCATYGLNVERVFQDVAQKVVALRKKQQLAIGPCKSLPNSPSHSAVSAASIPSVHINQATNGGSSAFSDYSSSVPSTPSISQRELRIETIAASSTPTPIRKQSKRRSNIFTSRKGADLDREKKAADCKLDSIGSGRAIPIKQGILLKRSGKSLNKEWKKKYVTLCDNGLLTYHPSLHDYMQNIHGKEIDLLRTTVKVPGKRLPRATPATAPGTSPRANGLPMERSHTQLGGGTEAEESFEFVVVSLTGQTWHFEASTAEERELWVQSVQAQILASLQGCRSAKDKARLGNQNTALAVQAVRTVRGNSFCIDCDAPNPDWASLNLGALMCIECSGIHRHLGAHLSRVRSLDLDDWPPELLAVMTAMGNALANSVWEGALDGYSKPGPEACREEKERWIRAKYEQKLFLAPLPSSDVPLGQQLLRAVVEDDLRLLVMLLAHGSKEEVNETYGDGDGRTALHLSSAMANVVFTQLLIWYGVDVRSRDARGLTPLAYARRAGSQECADILTQHGCPGEGCGLAPAPGREPANGPSPSAELHRSPSLL, encoded by the exons ATGGAGCGGGGCTGGCCATCAGTGGACAGCTGCAGCGGGGAGCGGCCCGCCGCCTGCCGCCGCGCCCTCAGCGTCTGTGACTCGTTGGACCTGCAAGGCGCCCCGGCCGGTCGCGCCGCCGCCCTGCAGGCCGCCCTGTGTGCCGCGCGAGAGCAGCCGCTTCGGCCTCGGAGTGTGTGCTCGGGCGGCCCAGGGCCGGCGCCCGCCAGCGCCAGGGGCCTGCTGCTTGGTCTCCTGCGCCCGCGCCTCGGCCGCCGTGGCCCCGCGCAATCGGAGTCGCCCTGCTCACCGGCGGCCAGTCCCGCGCCAACCCGGCGCAGCCGCGCCTCAGGGGAGCCGGCGCCACGGCCACGGCCCACGAGCATGACGTTCCTGGAGGTGAACCGTCTGGAactggcggcggcggcagcggcggccgaGGCGCCAAGCCCCGGACTGGGCCGGTCCGGTAGCTCAGGCTTCTTGCGCGGCGCTTCCTTGTGGAGCAGCCAGCGCTGGCAGGTGTTCCGTGGCGGCGGGGGACGCGGCGCCGAGGGCCCCCGGCGTGGCCTGTCTGCGCTGAGGAAGAGCTTCAGCTTCCGCCTGCGCCGCGGCCAGGAGATTCGGCGTTCCGAGTCGGGGCTGCTGGCCCGGCCACCCCGCGCGCGCACCCGCAGCGACGGCGACACTGGCTCTTTGGGTGCCTTCCCTAGCCGCCGCGACCTGCTGGGTGCCGAGGCCCCGTGCGCCTCGCCCGAGCCGGGCCGCCCCCGCACCGCCGCCAGCCTCTGGAAGCTGCTTACTAGCCGCTTCCGCAGGAGGGAGTCTGCGTCCGCCTCGCCTCCCGCCGTACCGCTGTGGAGCCGCCGGGCAGCCGCGGCCCCCGGGTTCCTGGGCGCGCCGAGTG ACTCATTTGTGAACAGCCAGGAGTGGACCCTGAGCCGCTCGGTGCCGGAGCTTAAAGTG GGCATAGTAGGAAACCTGTCTAGTGGGAAGTCGGCCCTGGTGCACCGCTATCTGACGGGAACCTATGTCCAGGAGGAGTCCCCTGAAG GGGGTCGGTTTAAGAAGGAGATTGTGGTGGATGGCCAGAGCTACCTGTTGCTGATCCGAGATGAAGGAGGGCCCCCCGAGCTCCAG TTTGCTGCCTGGGTGGATGCGGTAGTATTCGTGTTCAGCCTGGAGGACGAGATCAGCTTCCAGACGGTGTATAACTACTTCCTGCGGCTCTGTAGCTTCCGGAACACCAGCGAAGTGCCCATGGTGCTGGTGGGCACACAGG ACGCCATCAGTGCTGCCAACCCCCGAGTCATTGACGACAGCCGGGCCCGCAAGCTGTCCACAGACCTGAAGCGCTGCACCTACTATGAGACCTGTGCCACGTACGGGCTCAACGTGGAGCGCGTCTTCCAGGACG TGGCCCAGAAGGTGGTGGCcttgaggaagaagcagcagctggccaTTGGACCCTGCAAGTCCCTGCCCAACTCGCCCAGCCACTCGGCTGTGTCTGCTGCCTCTATTCCGTCTGTGCACATCAACCAG GCCACGAATGGCGGCAGCAGCGCCTTCAGCGACTATTCCTCCTCAGTGCCCTCCACCCCCAGCATCAGCCAGCGGGAGCTGCGCATCGAGACCATCGCTGCCTCCTCTACCCCCACACCCATCCGCAAGCAGTCCAAGAGGCGCTCCAACATCTTCACG TCTCGGAAGGGTGCTGACctggacagagagaagaaggctGCTGACTGCAAGCTGGACAGTATCGGAAGCGGTCGGGCCATCCCCATCAAACAG GGCATCCTGCTGAAGCGCAGCGGCAAGTCCCTCAACAAGGAGTGGAAGAAGAAATATGTGACGCTGTGTGATAATGGACTGCTCACCTATCACCCCAGCCTGCAT GATTACATGCAGAATATCCACGGCAAGGAGATTGACCTGCTGCGGACCACGGTGAAGGTGCCAGGCAAGCGTCTGCCCCGAGCCACGCCTGCCACAGCCCCGGGAACCAGCCCCCGTGCCAACGGGCTGCCCATGGAGCGGAGTCACACACAACTGGGTGGGGGCACAG AGGCAGAGGAGTCGTTTGAGTTCGTGGTGGTGTCGCTCACCGGACAGACGTGGCACTTCGAGGCCTCCACGGCAGAAGAACGGGAACTGTGGGTTCAGAGCGTGCAGGCTCAGATCCTGGCCAGCCTGCAGGGCTGCCGCAGCGCCAAGGACAAG GCTCGCCTGGGAAACCAGAACACAGCTCTGGCCGTGCAGGCCGTCCGCACTGTTCGCGGCAACAGCTTCTGCATTGACTGCGACGCGCCCA ATCCGGACTGGGCAAGCCTGAATCTGGGCGCCCTCATGTGCATCGAGTGCTCGGGCATCCACCGGCACCTGGGGGCTCACCTGTCCCGGGTCCGCTCCCTCGACCTCGACGATTGGCCGCCCGAGCTGCTGGCCGTGATGACCGCCATGGGCAATGCCCTAGCCAACAGCGTCTGGGAAGGGGCCCTGGATGGCTACTCAAAGCCAGGGCCTGAAGCCTGCAG GGAGGAGAAGGAACGCTGGATCCGGGCCAAGTACGAGCAGAAGCTCTTCCTGGCCCCGCTGCCGAGCTCGGACGTGCCGCTGGGACAGCAACTGCTGCGCGCCGTGGTGGAGGATGACCTGCGGCTGCTGGTGATGCTGCTGGCCCACGGCTCCAAGGAGGAGGTGAATGAGACCTATGGGGACGGTGATGGCCGCACAGCCCTGCACCTCTCCAGCGCCATGGCCAACGTGGTCTTCACGCAGCTGCTCATCTGG TACGGGGTGGACGTGAGGAGCCGAGACGCCCGGGGTCTCACCCCACTGGCCTACGCCCGGCGGGCTGGCAGCCAGGAGTGTGCGGACATCCTCACCCAGCATGGCTGCCCTGGGGAGGGCTGCGGCTTGGCCCCCGCCCCGGGCAGAGAGCCGGCCAACGGCCCCAGCCCTTCCGCTGAGCTGCATCGAAGCCCCAGCCTCCTCTGA
- the AGAP3 gene encoding arf-GAP with GTPase, ANK repeat and PH domain-containing protein 3 isoform X7: MERGWPSVDSCSGERPAACRRALSVCDSLDLQGAPAGRAAALQAALCAAREQPLRPRSVCSGGPGPAPASARGLLLGLLRPRLGRRGPAQSESPCSPAASPAPTRRSRASGEPAPRPRPTSMTFLEVNRLELAAAAAAAEAPSPGLGRSGSSGFLRGASLWSSQRWQVFRGGGGRGAEGPRRGLSALRKSFSFRLRRGQEIRRSESGLLARPPRARTRSDGDTGSLGAFPSRRDLLGAEAPCASPEPGRPRTAASLWKLLTSRFRRRESASASPPAVPLWSRRAAAAPGFLGAPSDSFVNSQEWTLSRSVPELKVGIVGNLSSGKSALVHRYLTGTYVQEESPEGGRFKKEIVVDGQSYLLLIRDEGGPPELQFAAWVDAVVFVFSLEDEISFQTVYNYFLRLCSFRNTSEVPMVLVGTQDAISAANPRVIDDSRARKLSTDLKRCTYYETCATYGLNVERVFQDVAQKVVALRKKQQLAIGPCKSLPNSPSHSAVSAASIPSVHINQATNGGSSAFSDYSSSVPSTPSISQRELRIETIAASSTPTPIRKQSKRRSNIFTICATVSNFSSTKRPFQLLPN; encoded by the exons ATGGAGCGGGGCTGGCCATCAGTGGACAGCTGCAGCGGGGAGCGGCCCGCCGCCTGCCGCCGCGCCCTCAGCGTCTGTGACTCGTTGGACCTGCAAGGCGCCCCGGCCGGTCGCGCCGCCGCCCTGCAGGCCGCCCTGTGTGCCGCGCGAGAGCAGCCGCTTCGGCCTCGGAGTGTGTGCTCGGGCGGCCCAGGGCCGGCGCCCGCCAGCGCCAGGGGCCTGCTGCTTGGTCTCCTGCGCCCGCGCCTCGGCCGCCGTGGCCCCGCGCAATCGGAGTCGCCCTGCTCACCGGCGGCCAGTCCCGCGCCAACCCGGCGCAGCCGCGCCTCAGGGGAGCCGGCGCCACGGCCACGGCCCACGAGCATGACGTTCCTGGAGGTGAACCGTCTGGAactggcggcggcggcagcggcggccgaGGCGCCAAGCCCCGGACTGGGCCGGTCCGGTAGCTCAGGCTTCTTGCGCGGCGCTTCCTTGTGGAGCAGCCAGCGCTGGCAGGTGTTCCGTGGCGGCGGGGGACGCGGCGCCGAGGGCCCCCGGCGTGGCCTGTCTGCGCTGAGGAAGAGCTTCAGCTTCCGCCTGCGCCGCGGCCAGGAGATTCGGCGTTCCGAGTCGGGGCTGCTGGCCCGGCCACCCCGCGCGCGCACCCGCAGCGACGGCGACACTGGCTCTTTGGGTGCCTTCCCTAGCCGCCGCGACCTGCTGGGTGCCGAGGCCCCGTGCGCCTCGCCCGAGCCGGGCCGCCCCCGCACCGCCGCCAGCCTCTGGAAGCTGCTTACTAGCCGCTTCCGCAGGAGGGAGTCTGCGTCCGCCTCGCCTCCCGCCGTACCGCTGTGGAGCCGCCGGGCAGCCGCGGCCCCCGGGTTCCTGGGCGCGCCGAGTG ACTCATTTGTGAACAGCCAGGAGTGGACCCTGAGCCGCTCGGTGCCGGAGCTTAAAGTG GGCATAGTAGGAAACCTGTCTAGTGGGAAGTCGGCCCTGGTGCACCGCTATCTGACGGGAACCTATGTCCAGGAGGAGTCCCCTGAAG GGGGTCGGTTTAAGAAGGAGATTGTGGTGGATGGCCAGAGCTACCTGTTGCTGATCCGAGATGAAGGAGGGCCCCCCGAGCTCCAG TTTGCTGCCTGGGTGGATGCGGTAGTATTCGTGTTCAGCCTGGAGGACGAGATCAGCTTCCAGACGGTGTATAACTACTTCCTGCGGCTCTGTAGCTTCCGGAACACCAGCGAAGTGCCCATGGTGCTGGTGGGCACACAGG ACGCCATCAGTGCTGCCAACCCCCGAGTCATTGACGACAGCCGGGCCCGCAAGCTGTCCACAGACCTGAAGCGCTGCACCTACTATGAGACCTGTGCCACGTACGGGCTCAACGTGGAGCGCGTCTTCCAGGACG TGGCCCAGAAGGTGGTGGCcttgaggaagaagcagcagctggccaTTGGACCCTGCAAGTCCCTGCCCAACTCGCCCAGCCACTCGGCTGTGTCTGCTGCCTCTATTCCGTCTGTGCACATCAACCAG GCCACGAATGGCGGCAGCAGCGCCTTCAGCGACTATTCCTCCTCAGTGCCCTCCACCCCCAGCATCAGCCAGCGGGAGCTGCGCATCGAGACCATCGCTGCCTCCTCTACCCCCACACCCATCCGCAAGCAGTCCAAGAGGCGCTCCAACATCTTCACG ATATGTGCCACTGTTTCCAACTTTTCATCAACAAAAAGGCCTTTCCAACTCCTTCCAAATTAG
- the AGAP3 gene encoding arf-GAP with GTPase, ANK repeat and PH domain-containing protein 3 isoform X9 — protein sequence MLPTHRCDWFNKGLATFSWASPRCLVPPSQSRKGADLDREKKAADCKLDSIGSGRAIPIKQGILLKRSGKSLNKEWKKKYVTLCDNGLLTYHPSLHDYMQNIHGKEIDLLRTTVKVPGKRLPRATPATAPGTSPRANGLPMERSHTQLGGGTGAPHSASSTSLHSERPVSSSAWAGPSPQGLHQRSCSVSSTDQWSEASALPPSTQHPASDPAEALSSSPKLEPPPSPHSNRKKHRRKKSTGTPRPDGPSSAAEEAEESFEFVVVSLTGQTWHFEASTAEERELWVQSVQAQILASLQGCRSAKDKARLGNQNTALAVQAVRTVRGNSFCIDCDAPNPDWASLNLGALMCIECSGIHRHLGAHLSRVRSLDLDDWPPELLAVMTAMGNALANSVWEGALDGYSKPGPEACREEKERWIRAKYEQKLFLAPLPSSDVPLGQQLLRAVVEDDLRLLVMLLAHGSKEEVNETYGDGDGRTALHLSSAMANVVFTQLLIWYGVDVRSRDARGLTPLAYARRAGSQECADILTQHGCPGEGCGLAPAPGREPANGPSPSAELHRSPSLL from the exons ATGCTTCCCACCCACCGCTGTGATTGGTTTAACAAAGGCTTAGCCACCTTTTCCTGGGCTTCACCACGCTGCCTCGTGCCTCCCTCTCAG TCTCGGAAGGGTGCTGACctggacagagagaagaaggctGCTGACTGCAAGCTGGACAGTATCGGAAGCGGTCGGGCCATCCCCATCAAACAG GGCATCCTGCTGAAGCGCAGCGGCAAGTCCCTCAACAAGGAGTGGAAGAAGAAATATGTGACGCTGTGTGATAATGGACTGCTCACCTATCACCCCAGCCTGCAT GATTACATGCAGAATATCCACGGCAAGGAGATTGACCTGCTGCGGACCACGGTGAAGGTGCCAGGCAAGCGTCTGCCCCGAGCCACGCCTGCCACAGCCCCGGGAACCAGCCCCCGTGCCAACGGGCTGCCCATGGAGCGGAGTCACACACAACTGGGTGGGGGCACAG gTGCCCCCCACTCGGCCAGCAGCACTTCCTTGCATTCTGAGCGCCCCGTCAGCAGCTCAGCCTGGGCTGGCCCGAGCCCCCAGGGGCTGCACCAGCGCTCCTGCTCCGTTTCCAGCACCGACCAGTGGAGTGAGgcctctgccctgccccccagCACGCAGCACCCTG CCAGTGACCCAGCCGAGGCACTCAGTTCCAGCCCCAAGCTGGAGCCTCCCCCATCTCCCCACTCCAACCGGAAGAAGCATCGCCGGAAAAAGAGCACCGGGACCCCCCGACCAGATGGCCCCAGCAGTGCCGCTGAAG AGGCAGAGGAGTCGTTTGAGTTCGTGGTGGTGTCGCTCACCGGACAGACGTGGCACTTCGAGGCCTCCACGGCAGAAGAACGGGAACTGTGGGTTCAGAGCGTGCAGGCTCAGATCCTGGCCAGCCTGCAGGGCTGCCGCAGCGCCAAGGACAAG GCTCGCCTGGGAAACCAGAACACAGCTCTGGCCGTGCAGGCCGTCCGCACTGTTCGCGGCAACAGCTTCTGCATTGACTGCGACGCGCCCA ATCCGGACTGGGCAAGCCTGAATCTGGGCGCCCTCATGTGCATCGAGTGCTCGGGCATCCACCGGCACCTGGGGGCTCACCTGTCCCGGGTCCGCTCCCTCGACCTCGACGATTGGCCGCCCGAGCTGCTGGCCGTGATGACCGCCATGGGCAATGCCCTAGCCAACAGCGTCTGGGAAGGGGCCCTGGATGGCTACTCAAAGCCAGGGCCTGAAGCCTGCAG GGAGGAGAAGGAACGCTGGATCCGGGCCAAGTACGAGCAGAAGCTCTTCCTGGCCCCGCTGCCGAGCTCGGACGTGCCGCTGGGACAGCAACTGCTGCGCGCCGTGGTGGAGGATGACCTGCGGCTGCTGGTGATGCTGCTGGCCCACGGCTCCAAGGAGGAGGTGAATGAGACCTATGGGGACGGTGATGGCCGCACAGCCCTGCACCTCTCCAGCGCCATGGCCAACGTGGTCTTCACGCAGCTGCTCATCTGG TACGGGGTGGACGTGAGGAGCCGAGACGCCCGGGGTCTCACCCCACTGGCCTACGCCCGGCGGGCTGGCAGCCAGGAGTGTGCGGACATCCTCACCCAGCATGGCTGCCCTGGGGAGGGCTGCGGCTTGGCCCCCGCCCCGGGCAGAGAGCCGGCCAACGGCCCCAGCCCTTCCGCTGAGCTGCATCGAAGCCCCAGCCTCCTCTGA